ACGCATGGGATATTTTGTTGCTGTAGAGTGTGCTGAGTGAAAGGTCGAAGACAAAGCCAGCGCCTTTCGTAGCATCGCCTGATTTTACCTCagttctttctcttcttctccttcagAAACTTAAAAAATGGCCGAAAATGGTAGGACCCCATCAACGTCTCTTACGCacttgttgtttatttattttggtccAAATTCTTTACGCATTTTCTCGTTGatattcattaaaatttttgttctttACTTTCTTGTATTCTTTCTTCCAACTTCTTTGGCTTGCAGATTCGCTCTCAGACTTCCTCGCATCTGCTATTGATGCAGCGAAGAGAGCTGGCGAGGTTTGACAATCCAaagtccattattttttttttttgtttattgttaatctgattttcattttcctcgTCTTTTGTTCTATTgtgttacaaaaatatttaatttctcaGGTAATCCGTAAGGGGTTCTATCAAACTAAACATGTGGAGCATAAAGGCGTGGTatgtctttttcttctttcttctataATTGGTGCGCCATATCTCATGTCTTTTCTCCCCTTTATATGTTTTCTTTATCTGGTAAATGCAAGTTATCGAATTAAGTATACATGTTATTTGACTCATTCAGCATGCCAATAGACGTTTTGCATAGCCATATGATTTTTGAGGTTTTTATGTACCCCATGCTATTGTTGGATATGCTGTTGCCCATGCTTCTCTTTGATTTGGGAGCTAAAAATTAATGGATAAAAATGTATTATGGAAATTTCTGTCACCATGTTCACAAATTAATACGCTAagagctgttttttttttcttttattacaaACGGAAAATAGAGTTATAGTTGAggtgtttatttttgttattttgacCACAGTCAAACATGTGAGGTGTGAGAAACccatattctttatttttttatccttctaTTTTCTATAGCAACTCATTGGTTCATTCTGTGATTGAGGATGTTAACTGGAATTCGGAGGAGAAgcaataaacttataaattacgAGTTTATTGTGGAATGCAGGTAGATTTGGTAACCGAAACTGATAAGACATGCGAAGATCTCATCTTCAGTCATCTCAAGCAGCTTTACCCCACACACAAGGTCAACACTTATCCCATTACTCATTTCATGCATCAGAGAAAGTTAAATGTAGTGCTCAAAATGTGGTGTTTTTATCTCCTCATAGTTTCTGAACTGGTTCCAACTGTTGTTCTTCTTAGTTCATTGGTGAAGAAACTAGTGCTGCATTTGGTACTGTGGATCTGACTGATGAACCGACATGGATAGTTGATCCGCTGGATGGAACCACTAACTTTGTCCATGGGTAAATATAAGTTTCTTTTATTAAAGGTGATCCTTTTTATTCAATGTATTCAGTCATTTTCACTGTTAGATTTGACACGGCTCAACTTTTTGTAGGTTTCCCTTTATGTGTGTTTCCATTGGTCTTACAATTGGAAAGGTTCCTACAGTTGGTGTTGTTTACAATCCAATAATGGATGAGGTGAGAATTCTAATAGTTCATGTATATTTGACATTAGTGATAAACCATAATGACCAGTCAATGAGGCATAGGGTTAATGTGCAGAACCCACATATAAGAATAATGTACAAGAATCTAATACTTCATGgctcaaaatatataaagagaCATGCAGAATCATCCAATCATTTTACTGATGGACTCTGTAGTTCCCAAGGTATATTCGTCACTTGTGGACTGTTACTCTCACTCAACCACGTGTACAATATTCCCTGATTTTTTTGTCAGCTTCATGTTTGGATTGTCATTTAACACAATTGTCAGTGAGCAATAAGTTGTTTTCTCCCTCTGTCATACTTGTTGCCCGTGACTCTAATAGTCTACCATGATCCAATTAACCTGTGGAAGTCACAGATTCCATATGAtcaacattttttcaattttctttttggctGTTGAGGTGCCCTAGCTTATCTGTACAGTTCTGTCAGACACATAAATTTGACAGTCGAAACATGTTTCAATAAGTACTGCTGGCTGAGATGTATAAATTTGGCTTGTTGATATGTAGCTTTTCACTGGCATACGTGGAAAAGGTGCTTTTCTCAATGGAAACCCTATAAAAGGTGAGATTGATTTTCCTAAACTCTCAGTTTTTGGTTTCTCCTTTACTAAAAAAAGGAACCTCTAACAGCAACATGCTTTTTTTACGCAATGTTGCAGCATCATCTCAAACTGAACTTGTGAAGTCTCTCCTTGCAACTGAGGTACGTAAGTATACAATGGAATCGATTCTTGATACAAAACactgtaattattatacttttgTTGCCTTCTTGTAGTCTCTTAGGTATTCTACCAACTGGGAAAGCACATTAGGAAAACATGAGCTCTATAGAGCTTTAGTAACAAAGTCATGAGCCCAAACCAAGTGGATGAAACTCTGCTCTCCTTGACAAGCTATAGCTCTAAATTCAGGAGTCTGgaattttacccttttttttttaattatccaTCCAAGTCACATGAATGTGTACCAACTGATGTTTAGATGCTAGTCTTAAGAACAGGGTGTAGAAAAATCTTTatctttaattcttttttttttggggggggtgggggtggtTGGGGGGGTTTAAGCCTGTGgtcaaagacatataaaaaaaaacttttgtaatTGGATCCAATTCTTGAAAAACTATTTTCATCCATTGTACACCCCCTTCCTTGTACATAAACAAGAAAAGGTggagagaagaataaaaaagacaacGTGAAAAACAAGTGTAGATGGTTCTTTCAGTTGGCACATAACTTCTTTGGTACAACTTGATTTATGACATTATTTATTCAGTTATGTTTGAAAAATCCCAGTGAGCATATATATGATGTGCCCCTGCTTCATGGTATGTGAATATACAAATCTGCTTCTTAGTTTCTCGCTTGTATTACATTATGAAAAAGCTGAAATTTGGCTTCATGCATATCGTAGACAGATACAAGCTTTAAAAATTCCAGAATGTATTTCAGATTCCAATGTGGTGCAATAAGTTCATAAATACATTAGTTTTGACCGTcaagaaaacattttcaaaactaaATCTTTATCCTGAAAGAGCAGGCTGGTACTAAACGTGATAAGCTGACATTGGATGCTTCTACAAACAGGATCAATAGCCTACTTTCCAAGGTAAACTATAATCATGTCACCATTGCTATTGGGATTTATAACATGCATTGGTGTCTGTTTATGAATATTAGTTTATCTTCTGAGCAGGTGAGATCCATTCGGATGTGTGGCTCTTGTGCATTAAATCTCTGTGGGATTGCATGTGGAAGGCTTGACCTATTTTTTGAAATCGGCTTTGGGGGTCCTTGGTATGATaccttttaaattttcagtgaggttgttggtttgattggaatGGCCTGAttctttttgtgatattttttgtttgatggTTCTTCGTTTGATGTTGTTCTTCTCAAATgagttctgatatgatatgtgATTGACACAGTCCGCTTTCGTACGCAGGGATGTCGCAGGCGGTGCTGTGATTGTACAAGAAGCCGGAGGAGTTGTATATGACCCGTAAGTAACATACTTAAATATGCTTTCTTCTTGTTTCTTGACAGAGGGAAAACAGGAGGTTTCTAGAGAGGATTAGCATTTTTCCATAGCAACCTTATAAGGATGTAGTTAAATAGTCAACACCCATTGATATTTATCCTCTGGGCCTTCACAAAGCAATTCGTGAGTTGGACATGCAATGGGGTGGTTTTTCACTAGCACAGATATTtccaaatattttatcaatCTTAACATTTTATGGTTGTTCATCAGATCTGGTAAAGATTTTGACATCACAGCCCAGCGAGTAGCAGCTTCGAACCCTTTTGTCAAGGATGCATTTGTTGAGGTTTTACGACAATCCGAATGAGAGAACACAAACTGATTGTTGAAACCTGGGATACAGTTTATTTGGTATAGTTTAGTTTGATTCCCATGTTCCAAAAAGTAGTTGCAACATGTTTTTTACGATTCCATCATGTTCCATTTGCTGAGTGATGTTTAATAAATACAACGATTCCTCAAATTCGCGGGGCCTTTTCCAGTGCCAAATCAGTTGAGATGGCAACTCGCACTATTGAATATATATTCCCTTTAAATTATTCCCAAACCTTTATAGAATTAGTATTGATATTTTAGTTACATCCACAGCTTTTATGAGTTCTTAATTTATTGAAACTATCGACCTTAGAATACGCTCTTAACCTGAAATGTGCTTGAATGAATCTCAAAAGCACTATGAAGGCTGTACTTCTTAAGAAAGGGGCAAGAAATTGACCAAAGATCTTTGAAGAAATATGACTAAGTATTTCTAGATGataattgctatttttttatcataaattgtCTGAAGATCATATCTGTTGATGGAGCACATTTTAAATGTAAGATGTAAAACAGTAGGTGTGAATAGGGATTACAAGATTAAAGACGACATGTAGCATAGTTCTTTATAGATACAATTTGTCTTGAATTATTGACAAGTGGTGGCTTGAATGATTCCCCCCAAAACAATCCGGCATATTTAAAACCTATATTGAGTTTGTATCTATAGATTAATCAATTCATTGCGCAGGAACCGGCTCATGTGAACTGCTGTCTGCTGCCCTttaaagtattttatcaagCCGGAATGCCAAACTGGAACCATCTGGCCTAAGCAGTATTGACCAAAAAGATTATGCTCACTAGGCACCAAATACTTCAATAACGCTTTGGTTATGTGACATAACAGTGAAATAAGATGGGAATTTTCAGTAAATCTGGAGAAAACATGGATGTAGTGATAAGTTTAATATGAAGTAACTGACATGTATGTAGAACGTAAAACGTCCAGGCTCCTGACAGTACCACCTTCCAGTATCCAATTCACTCGGTACATAAGGTATCCTCAATACTCGCATCCATGAATATACAAAAGGGTGCATcaacagagagaattaaatatataaaatgaatccgtttgaaacaaaaagaaatcacATCCTCTATCTGGAAAACTGCAATATTCTAAGCAAACTGTGCTGGCCTCGCACCATACCCATTTGCTCCATTCACGCCCTGATGCGTCCTTCCCGCGCTCTCCGACCTCTTCTTCCGAACAAGATACCATGTATACGCTTCCACCCACACAATATTGATTATGAAAATCACAACGATGGCAATGTAACCACTCTTCCACTTCTTCTCCGGCTTCAAAATATCAAATCCTTTGAATATGTTAATGATGCTGAGAAGGATTACTAGATACCCAACTGAATGGTGATAAATATTCCAGTAAAATCTGTACTTGTGATCCTTCTTTGGCCTCAGAAGCAGAGCAAACACCTACACATGAACACAAATCTTTCTCTTAGAAAGCCAGATAATGAAATAGTCACATTTTGTTTAGGCAATAATACGTAAAATaagattgattgattgattgtatGGGAAGAAACTCGGGTACCTGAAGTGTTGCGAGGATGAAAAGGAGAACGCCAATTACTCTGTGCTTGGTTTGTTCGACACCAGCAGAGTCGTTTCCAAGCTTAATACCAGTTGCCACTCCAGCAACTCCAATAACATAGGCTGTGGTTTGGCAACTGGCATGAAGATAAAACCATGCAGGGTCTGCGGATTCGAATACCTTCAAGTACCTTGCTATCATAACTCCAATAGGCATCAAGATACCCCAGCTGAAGACATTTAGCACACCATGGACCTGGAATTTCGTTCCAATAACTTTTAGAACTTGGGCCGATTAAAGTAATTCTGACGAAAGTATTCAATGCCTTGAAGAACATTTCAATACGAGAAATCCAAAAACAGACATTTCCTGATGTGAAATAGCAAAAATTGTACCATTCATTACACTACCGCTAATGGACTGGAAAGTAAACAAAGCCATCTTTACAAATACCAAAATTGCTGCTTGTAACACAGATTTATTACTACTTAATAACTGAACCTTGTTTTTGGGTAGAGATAAGTACTCGAGAGTACTTTTGTCAACTTAAGATAACTTGTACTTGAAGGGGGAAAACAAGAAATTAGAATGATGGATCCCACAAACTGAATAACAAGAGACAACAAAGCGATTAGTTTTCCTAGGAAAACTAAACCCAGAAAACCAAACCCAATTGAGatgcaagaagatcaaagaacgaagaagaaaaaatcaccTTGGAACTAAAACACCAATTTacgaaacattaaaaaaaggaagtaaaaagaacaagaaaaccaaaaaggaGCAAGTTTCTGttcacatgcatttttatctctGGATCTTGAGCCTCCCCCTCCGCTCGTTCCAGCCTCCCCCGACAGGAGATTCAGAACTCCCTTGGAATTGGTGTTAGCGTCATCCAGCGAATGCGGTTGTGGTAGGTCATCTTTAACCGGACCCACTTGCCAAACATGGTTAATAGTGGTGATACTGTTGGGAAGTGCCAAGGTAGCATAGATTACAATCTCGCTATTCGAATACGTTGCTGTGAACTCCGAGACAGCGTAAGTCAGATTGCTCTTCGCCATGGTTGTAGCATAACTAGTGATCTGGGACTGGTAGAATGTCAAGCTTCCATTGGAAAACTGGTAAGCAACAAGTGCTTGTGCTCCCATCATGCCCGAGCCGGTGGGGTTGATTGCCCACGCAGTCCATGAAGAGGGGGTGACCCCGGTCTTCCTGAATGCGATTTGGAGGCTCCCAGAAGATTGGTTGTAGTTCCAATGTAGGAAGGAGTTCAGATAAGGGAGATCAATGCAGGAGCTAAACACCTGGTTGCTAGGGAAGCTGTATTTGCTACATGTTTGAGCCAAGGATGACAGACAGAGAGACAAAAGAACAGAGAAAACTAGCACAGGTTTGAACATGTTAGCCAGCAGACAAGGTGGCCGTGAAGAGACAATTGACATGGAATTGCAAGGAGGATGAGTTATGACATGGAAACTGGAGGTAGTTTATAAAGAGTTTTGTGGGTTCAGGAGGTAGGCCGCCTTTCagtttttaatttggtgaaggTTCCAAGCGCAACATTACACTTCAAAACTAATGCATGTTTAAATTTTCCCTTATTTTAGTTCTCGAAACTTTGTTTGCAACAACCTTCCTTTTTCACCCggctgcctgcctgcctgcctcCGCCTTACTGGATCTGCACGTAGTACAAAAACATGGGAGTTTCCCAAGTGATCTTGATAGGTgattgtttgtaaatttggGAAACAGTTTGGTCGGCCGTAGCTAGCCTGCTTCACTGCATGCCACATGTACATTCAGATTGATACTGTTTATcaatacataatttattttatgaattcatCTCCGGCCGGATATCTTTCTCTgcctttctttattatttcttcatctccttctttattttgatgttaaaaagatatttaaattttgtgTATTATTTATGCACTCTATTAATGATAACTCCGTCAAGGGATTTTTGGAAACCAGAATCGCACTCCGCCAAAGTCAAAGATCAAAACTAGACTACCCTTTGGATATTTTCTAAGTttccaaattaataatttcagttaagggatttagatagtttatttcttatcatgagattaattgaattcaaaataataatactgatgtgatttcagatgattttaattaatatgtgaatagtaatattttgtagattctattgagatgagtttgaatatatgaactatgttaagataagtttaatgtttttataaaaaaatgaaaaaatagtaagtCCTATTAATGACTAATTTGATATCATTTTAACAACTAAACATAGCCTAAATATTCTTTAAAAGAGAGGAGAAGTGACAAGATGAACTCTCAAACGAGTCTTCTCTTACATCTAAGTTAGAGAGTACTATTGGAAAAGTAAATAATGGTATCTTTAAAAAGAGGATATTTTCTTaatctatcaattttttatttatatatgcaaaGAGTCTCTACGAGGGTATATAGTAAGTACGGTCTGCTTTATTTAGTTGGTATTCATAGTTGAAACAAATGTTATTGTTTGCATGATTCCACTTGGAAggcatatatatgtgtgtgtatatatatattcgatagGGTCTCATGACTTTATCTTGTTGACATTAGACTTATGTCCTTGATTTATTAGTCTATTTGGTTGAATTCCTTTCACTTGTTTCGTGAGGTTGAGTGCCAATTGGAACGAATTAATGGCTAGTATTTGATAACACGGGAAGGGTTCCTTTTTGTGACTCAATTATGTCGAGGTTTACCCGTCGGGTCATTGAAGCCAACAATTATCATCGCTAAGGTGATTggtgatgaaaaaatttaaatttggttaattataatattaaaatatacacGTGTGAATGTGAGTATGAATGATCATGTTCTACACATATATCAGTAACGATAATCAATAGTTTGTATACAACCGTCGAGCATAAATATAGACTTAGAAAGTTTGGACTAAGGGTATCCCATCCCTAACATGTCATATGAAGACCTAACTTAAGAAGTTAAAACTTGTAGTGCTAGTACACTCTAAACAAGATTATACAATAGACATAGCAAACAAAgaatcatatatatagaaaataaaaccacatgagagtaatcaaataaaaaaaaggcccATTCACACCTTGCGAAGTCATGGGCCTGGATACCCAATTAGTTCCTttgattcaaaataataatgaacCCAGGAAAGGGCCTGAAATGGTGGACAAGGTAGGCCTATATGGTGGACCCATGACAGCAGTGACAACAGTTATGGCTTCTGATAAAAGTTCATAGAAATCAAATACGATGTCGAAGAAAAATCTGAGAAGGATATGCTCTGCCCTGCTTTCCTTCTATCCTTCTTTGGCACATGCTAatccaatccaaaaaaaaaaaaaaaaaatttgagaagtaGGTGGCAATCAGTCATGGGTGGCAGATGCCAGGGAACGTCGCGTTGTCCAAGCCTTCCTCATgccctttgttttttgttttgtggtcCTCCCCTCCCCCatataaagttttttaaaatagaaattaaatggaattttaatttttttaaaaaaataataaataaaaaggataataataataataaatagaaaattattattattattatttatggaaGTAATTAATGTGCCACAAATATTCAAACTTGTATACAACCTACATcagatattatatttttctttcgatgaatgctatgcatcagctaTTATTTACATTCACATTtcaagattataattttttttttttatatgatatagaGTGTgggataataaatagtaactaatgagaataattcatcgaattaatattaaaaaaaaatacccataaaTTAAGGGCatgaaattaaacaataataCATGCATAAGAAAAGAGATTAAATTTGTAAGTAGAGTTGTGGAAATTGGTCAACAATATGATTCCAtatcttttgaaatttgatgTGAGGAAAGGAAACTCCACTAGCTTGGATAAAGCCCAGAAGTCCATTTCAATGGTTTGACAAATGTTCAACACATTGACAGTCACCCTCTTTTCTTGCCCCCTGATCTTCGAACCTTTATGCTTGATTTTGACCATTTTTTTACGAGTTTTCAGAGCCAGCATTTAgaagatgtatttaaatataatataaaattaaagaaaaattaatacttGTCTATCGAAAAGTGCAGGAGAGTCATGCCTTAAGCCTTACGTCAagactaatttaaattattttcattaacatattatgatgacatggcatgagCTTCCGGAAAGTATTATTAtaagtataatttaaaaaaaaaaaaaaaaaaaaactttatattagAACGTCGGTATTTGTATTAGAAAATGGAGATTGATCCAGATACTATCAATGAACTTGGACGACtctttttattaagtttttatttgcatgccattattttattttattttatttatttgttgaggTCACTTTCAGTCAATATACATCCAAGTATATGACAGCTATACAAAATAGAAAGCACTTAATGCTGCAGAGAACCTCTACTGATaacatgaatatataaatattttatactctaaattttaaattgagatattataatataatttgtctAATCATAATGGTTAAAGATGGttaaataattgttttgttcaatacttttttaaccacttataatttttaaaaaattattcttattagttattatttactaCTCTACAGttcacatcctataaaaaatactcttatactatataaaaaaaatactcccaTATcatatgccaaaaaaaaaaaaaaaattacgtcaTGTAAAAGTTGTGTGATGTGAATAGTACTAATTTGTAAAAAactcataattttataataatatattaagaatataaatttCTGTTATTTAGAACACACCCATGGTATAATTAGTATTGGGAAATATtctagttataaaaaaattacacaaaaataattttataaattgatgtgacttaaagtgatttgtcagattataaaattatttttattgtaaagtaaatttaacgaatagataaaatcataacaatttatatgattacttttatgtaattcgtTTATAGATATAGtaaaattcattaatatttataaggagtatgtTTTTGAGGCGTGAAAATCTAAGACCTCACATTCCCTTTCGTTACTAAAATTGAATGTAAAATTCATTGAGAATACATCTCTGTGGGGATTATGGAACAGACGACTTCACCCTCTCTTCTATTACTGTAAAATAAGGACATACTAATTAAACTATAAGccaactaattttttataatcttaattattcgagtgatttttttttttttttagagaaatggaGAACGTCTCATTCATGAACTTGAGGATTACAATTAAATGATTTAGGTACCGTTTAG
This genomic interval from Juglans regia cultivar Chandler chromosome 3, Walnut 2.0, whole genome shotgun sequence contains the following:
- the LOC109004560 gene encoding inositol-phosphate phosphatase-like, which encodes MAENDSLSDFLASAIDAAKRAGEVIRKGFYQTKHVEHKGVVDLVTETDKTCEDLIFSHLKQLYPTHKFIGEETSAAFGTVDLTDEPTWIVDPLDGTTNFVHGFPFMCVSIGLTIGKVPTVGVVYNPIMDELFTGIRGKGAFLNGNPIKASSQTELVKSLLATEAGTKRDKLTLDASTNRINSLLSKVRSIRMCGSCALNLCGIACGRLDLFFEIGFGGPWDVAGGAVIVQEAGGVVYDPSGKDFDITAQRVAASNPFVKDAFVEVLRQSE
- the LOC109004552 gene encoding cytochrome b561 and DOMON domain-containing protein At5g47530-like, whose product is MFKPVLVFSVLLSLCLSSLAQTCSKYSFPSNQVFSSCIDLPYLNSFLHWNYNQSSGSLQIAFRKTGVTPSSWTAWAINPTGSGMMGAQALVAYQFSNGSLTFYQSQITSYATTMAKSNLTYAVSEFTATYSNSEIVIYATLALPNSITTINHVWQVGPVKDDLPQPHSLDDANTNSKGVLNLLSGEAGTSGGGGSRSRDKNVHGVLNVFSWGILMPIGVMIARYLKVFESADPAWFYLHASCQTTAYVIGVAGVATGIKLGNDSAGVEQTKHRVIGVLLFILATLQVFALLLRPKKDHKYRFYWNIYHHSVGYLVILLSIINIFKGFDILKPEKKWKSGYIAIVVIFIINIVWVEAYTWYLVRKKRSESAGRTHQGVNGANGYGARPAQFA